The following are from one region of the Corylus avellana chromosome ca1, CavTom2PMs-1.0 genome:
- the LOC132172296 gene encoding UPF0481 protein At3g47200-like — translation MASDFITIAKEAECEELVIDIPSDLPHAEWREYCIYRVPKQLRKVNEEAYTPKLLSIGPFHRGKDDLKDMEMHKLKYLENFLRRTKKSQADLLKIIKVNEVKIRHCYSEDCGLESDDFVKMILLDAIFIIELFVKDKEKKEEEEAKRKGENYCEKESDYILSHPWLGNGILHDLIILENQLPFFVLEELYRFALGDSSSCNNREQIKEDLKKEDSPFVELSRKYFRRYVQQQPLNVEEVKHFTDLLRYFFCPSKKHMEEWRNEESSNRQMEEWSSAERGLDTRFCATKLYDSGLKFKAVKDHSRVLLDISVSPGCVRHFSCFDAFPRFSCLIACLPCIICLICFPCLLRIQRILKVPQLVIDDDTETVFRNLMALEQCHYPSQTYICSYVLLLDRLVDTEKDVDLLIDKKVIINNIGCNAAVTTLINKLGDQIVEDKSCYYDLAKKLNQHYKYYPLNHILATLTKVYFGDFWRDTATIVGLVVLDFTFWNFLRFLVESI, via the exons ATGGCCAGTGATTTCATAACCATTGCAAAAGAAGCTGAATGCGAAGAGTTGGTGATTGACATTCCATCGGACCTGCCCCATGCGGAGTGGCGGGAATATTGTATTTATAGGGTTCCCAAGCAACTGCGCAAGGTAAATGAAGAAGCCTACACCCCTAAGCTACTCTCAATAGGACCCTTTCATCGCGGCAAAGATGACTTGAAGGACATGGAAATGCACAAACTGAAATATTTGGAAAATTTCTTGCGACGCACTAAGAAGAGCCAGGCTGATCTTCTAAAGATCATTAAAGTCAACGAAGTAAAAATCCGTCATTGCTATTCAGAAGATTGTGGACTTGAAAGTGatgattttgtgaaaatgattCTATTGGATGCCATCTTTATAATTGAGCTCTTCGtaaaggataaagaaaaaaaagaagaagaagaggctaagaggaaaggagaaaattattgtgaaaaagaaagtgATTACATATTAAGTCATCCATGGCTAGGAAATGGTATACTACATGACTTGATAATACTTGAGAATCAActtcctttttttgttcttgaggAATTATATAGGTTCGCCTTGGGTGACTCTTCCAGTTGCAACAATCGCGAACAAATTAAGGAGGACCTGAAGAAAGAGGATTCTCCATTTGTCGAGCTTTCTCGCAAATACTTTAGACGCTATGTTCAGCAGCAACCGCTCAATGTTGAGGAAGTAAAACATTTCACAGATTTGctaagatattttttttgtccatCAAAGAAGCATATGGAAGAATGGAGAAATGAAGAATCATCAAATAGGCAGATGGAAGAATGGAGCAGTGCAGAACGAGGTTTGGATACTCGATTTTGTGCCACAAAGCTTTATGACTCAGGATTGAAATTCAAAGCAGTTAAAGATCATAGCCGCGTCTTACTTGACATATCAGTAAGTCCTGGGTGTGTGCGACACTTTTCGTGCTTCGACGCTTTTCCACGCTTTTCATGCCTCATTGCTTGCTTACCATGCATTATCTGCTTGATATGCTTTCCGTGCTTGTTGCGTATCCAGCGTATACTAAAAGTCCCACAACTTGTGATAGACGATGATACTGAAACTGTTTTCCGAAACCTCATGGCTTTAGAGCAGTGTCATTATCCATCTCAAACTTACATCTGCAGTTATGTTCTGCTATTGGACCGTCTTGTCGACACTGAAAAAGATGTGGATTTGCTTATTGATAAGAAG GTCATTATTAACAATATCGGTTGCAACGCTGCGGTGACGACTCTAATTAACAAACTTGGCGATCAGATTGTTGAAGATAAATCATGTTACTATGATCTCGCTAAAAAGCTTAATCAGCACTATAAGTACTATCCCTTGAACCATATCTTGGCAACCCTGacaaaagtgtattttggtgATTTTTGGAGAGACACTGCAACTATTGTTGGACTTGTTGTCTTGGATTTCACTTTTTGGAATTTTCTTAGGTTTTTGGTCGAAAGCATCTAA
- the LOC132167128 gene encoding UPF0481 protein At3g47200-like, with protein sequence MACPASRDSIENEAECEDFVIHILPDLPREGWLKDTVIYIPPELPPAEWPECCIYRVPKKLRKVKEEAYTPKLVSIGPFHYGREELRDMQMHKLRYFMDFCRNRTSESQKSLLKIIEEDEKKIRHCYSEEFRNSSIDFVKMILLDAIFIIELFLKTNQKIQKKEEECDYILRKPLLGNGILHDLILLENQLPFFVLEKLYRSTCNDNHLSFLDLFCDYFTHYKWANYSFKSEEEKQKAKEKVKQQVKEKAKPKAEQKAESEKRKAESEEERQQVNHFTDLVRLLYCPSNMEDRSSEEAGRPDTRFCATKLDDAGFNFKGVEDHSRPLLDIKFPWGSGRLPRLCFSCCLPCLICCPCLVYLFRVTLRLGGSLEVTQLVIDYETQVIFRNLMALEQCHYPSEAYICSYVWLLDRLINTEHDVDLLVKKKVISNNLGNNAAVATLINELSNQIVATTSTYNGIARSLNVHYEDSLPHLLATLKRQYFPNIFRGTATIIGLIVLGFTLWNFIKDL encoded by the coding sequence ATGGCCTGTCCCGCAAGTCGTGATTCCATTGAAAATGAAGCTGAATGCGAGGATTTTGTCATTCACATTTTACCGGACCTGCCCCGTGAGGGGTGGCTAAAGGATACTGTCATTTACATTCCACCGGAGCTGCCCCCAGCGGAGTGGCCAGAATGCTGTATCTATAGGGTTCCCAAGAAACTGCGCAAGGTAAAGGAAGAAGCCTATACCCCTAAGTTAGTCTCAATAGGCCCTTTTCATTACGGCCGAGAAGAATTGAGAGACATGCAAATGCACAAACTGAGATATTTTATGGATTTCTGTCGTAATCGGACCTCGGAGAGCCAGAAGAGTCTTCTAAAGATCATTGAagaggatgaaaaaaaaatccgtCATTGCTATTCAGAAGAGTTTAGAAACAGTAGTAttgattttgtgaaaatgattCTATTGGATGCCATCTTCATAATTGAGCTCTTCTTAAAAACCaatcaaaaaatacaaaaaaaagaagaagaatgtgatTACATATTAAGGAAACCATTGCTTGGAAATGGTATACTACATGACTTGATATTACTTGAGAACCAACTTCCGTTTTTTGTTCTTGAGAAATTGTATAGGTCGACCTGCAATGACAACCATCTTTCCTTTCTCGATCTTTTCTGCGATTACTTTACTCACTATAAGTGGGCAAATTACTCATTTAAAAGCGAGGAAGAAAAGCAGAAAGCAAAGGAGAAAGTAAAGCAGCAAGTAAAGGAGAAAGCAAAGCCGAAAGCAGAGCAGAAAGCGGAAAGCGAAAAGCGGAAAGCCGAAAGCGAGGAAGAAAGGCAGCAAGTAAATCATTTCACAGATTTGGTAAGACTTTTGTACTGTCCATCAAACATGGAAGACCGGAGCAGTGAAGAAGCAGGAAGGCCGGATACTCGATTTTGTGCCACAAAGCTTGATGACGCAGGATTTAATTTCAAAGGAGTTGAAGATCATTCCAGACCCTTACTTGATATAAAATTCCCTTGGGGCTCTGGAAGGCTTCCGCGCTTATGCTTCAGTTGTTGCTTACCATGCCTTATATGTTGTCCGTGCCTGGTATACTTATTTCGGGTAACACTCCGTCTCGGTGGGTCCTTGGAAGTCACGCAACTTGTGATAGACTATGAGACTCAAGTTATTTTCCGAAACCTCATGGCCTTAGAGCAATGTCATTATCCATCTGAAGCTTACATCTGCAGTTATGTTTGGCTCTTGGACCGTCTTATCAACACTGAACACGATGTGGATTTGCTTGTTAAGAAGAAAGTCATTTCTAACAACCTTGGTAACAATGCTGCAGTGGCAACTCTAATTAACGAACTCAGCAATCAGATTGTGGCAACTACATCCACTTACAATGGGATTGCTCGTAGCCTTAATGTTCACTATGAGGACTCTTTGCCCCATTTATTGGCTACCCTGAAAAGACAGTATTTCCCCAATATTTTTAGAGGCACAGCAACTATTATTGGACTTATTGTCCTGGGCTTCACTCTCTGGAATTTTATTAAGGATTTGTAG